The proteins below are encoded in one region of Borrelia hispanica CRI:
- the fbaA gene encoding class II fructose-bisphosphate aldolase, whose amino-acid sequence MGVLNKIKPGVVYGKDLHTLYEICKSEGFAIPAINCVGTNSINAVLEAAKEINSPIMIQFSNSGSSFVAGKGLKVEKSQGTSILGAISGAMHVHLLAEHYGIPVVLHTDHCAKNLIPWVEGLLEYGEKYYKEHNRPLFSSHMLDLSEEPIKENIEMSKKFLERMSKIEMFLEIELGITGGEEDGVDNSERAHHELFSTPEDIYYGYSELIKISPNFQIAAAFGNVHGVYKPGNVQLTPKVLRDGQNYVISKINSTNPKPVSYVFHGGSGSTIEEIHEALSYGIVKMNIDTDTQWAAWEGVLNYYKKNENRLQGQLGDGKDVDVPNKKFYDPRVWLRESEISIKERVKIACKNLNNINRN is encoded by the coding sequence GTGGGTGTGTTAAATAAAATTAAACCTGGAGTGGTTTATGGCAAGGATCTACATACTTTATATGAGATATGTAAAAGTGAAGGATTTGCAATTCCTGCAATTAATTGTGTAGGGACTAATTCAATTAATGCTGTCTTAGAAGCAGCTAAAGAAATTAATTCTCCTATTATGATACAGTTTTCAAATAGTGGTTCTTCTTTTGTTGCTGGTAAGGGATTAAAAGTTGAAAAGTCTCAAGGAACTTCTATACTTGGAGCTATTTCTGGTGCTATGCATGTTCATTTGTTGGCAGAGCATTATGGGATACCTGTTGTTTTACATACAGATCATTGTGCAAAAAATTTAATTCCTTGGGTTGAGGGACTCTTAGAATATGGAGAAAAATATTATAAAGAGCATAATAGGCCTTTGTTTTCTTCACATATGTTAGATTTATCTGAAGAGCCAATTAAAGAAAATATTGAAATGTCTAAGAAATTTTTAGAGAGAATGTCTAAGATAGAGATGTTTTTAGAAATTGAACTTGGAATTACTGGTGGTGAAGAAGATGGTGTTGATAATTCAGAGAGAGCACATCATGAGTTATTTTCAACTCCTGAAGATATTTATTATGGTTATTCTGAACTTATTAAGATTAGTCCTAATTTCCAAATTGCAGCAGCTTTTGGAAATGTTCATGGTGTTTATAAGCCTGGCAATGTTCAACTTACTCCTAAAGTATTACGAGATGGACAGAATTATGTGATATCAAAGATTAATTCAACTAATCCGAAACCTGTGTCTTATGTGTTTCATGGAGGTTCTGGATCAACAATAGAAGAAATTCATGAAGCACTCTCTTATGGTATTGTGAAGATGAATATTGACACAGATACTCAATGGGCTGCTTGGGAAGGTGTATTAAATTATTACAAAAAGAATGAAAATAGACTTCAAGGACAGCTTGGTGATGGTAAGGATGTTGATGTTCCAAATAAAAAATTTTATGATCCCAGAGTGTGGCTTAGAGAATCTGAGATTAGTATAAAGGAACGTGTAAAAATTGCTTGCAAGAATCTTAATAACATTAATAGAAATTAA
- a CDS encoding Hsp20/alpha crystallin family protein yields the protein MWLTNYKKNFLDFLNDDFDFVNSRGIQDVPVNIKDEGDSFVLEAYLPGINKEDISISIKNDYLTISYESKDEREERDDNYLRVERRDISFSRSFRLSGNIEQNKIKSELKNGVLLIKLPKNSEVIEKSKEKKIVIE from the coding sequence ATGTGGTTAACAAATTATAAGAAAAATTTTTTGGATTTTTTGAATGATGACTTTGATTTTGTGAATTCTAGAGGTATTCAAGATGTTCCAGTTAATATTAAGGATGAGGGTGATTCATTTGTTCTTGAGGCTTATCTTCCAGGAATAAATAAGGAAGATATATCAATTTCAATTAAAAATGATTATTTGACAATCAGTTATGAAAGTAAAGATGAAAGAGAAGAGAGGGATGATAATTATTTAAGGGTAGAGAGAAGAGATATTTCTTTTTCAAGGAGTTTTAGATTGTCAGGAAATATTGAACAAAATAAGATCAAATCGGAGTTAAAAAATGGTGTTTTGCTTATTAAACTTCCAAAAAACTCAGAAGTTATTGAGAAATCTAAAGAGAAAAAAATTGTAATTGAATAA